One Clostridia bacterium DNA segment encodes these proteins:
- a CDS encoding folate family ECF transporter S component, whose amino-acid sequence MNKVRVLVAVSLLISIEVMLTRFLAIEIPPSMPIVRIGFGFLPIALSAMLFGPAVGGITAAMADAIGVLLFSKGGMPFPGFTFSAALTGAVYGIFLHKKPFSVVRTIFAVLTILIVADLTLNTLWLTIITGKAAAALLPARLIKSAVMFPVQVILIQSLWRLAGSSISKRYVKEA is encoded by the coding sequence ATGAATAAAGTAAGGGTTTTGGTAGCTGTAAGTCTGTTGATTTCCATAGAGGTAATGCTTACCAGGTTTTTAGCAATAGAAATACCCCCGAGTATGCCAATAGTGAGAATAGGCTTTGGTTTTTTACCGATAGCACTTTCTGCGATGCTGTTTGGGCCTGCAGTTGGAGGTATCACAGCTGCTATGGCTGATGCAATAGGTGTTTTGCTGTTTTCAAAAGGAGGCATGCCTTTTCCGGGCTTTACTTTCAGCGCTGCCTTAACGGGAGCGGTTTATGGCATTTTTCTTCATAAAAAGCCTTTTTCGGTTGTGCGTACAATATTTGCAGTATTAACAATACTAATTGTTGCTGATCTTACACTCAATACTCTATGGCTTACAATAATAACGGGAAAAGCAGCTGCGGCATTATTACCGGCAAGATTGATAAAGAGTGCAGTGATGTTCCCGGTACAGGTAATACTGATACAAAGTCTCTGGAGATTGGCTGGTTCCAGTATAAGTAAAAGATATGTAAAAGAGGCGTAA
- a CDS encoding chromate transporter codes for MMEYLRLFYIFFKVGLCSFGGGYAMLSPIYQEIKQLSLISEREFSNIVALSQMTPGPIAVNAATYVGYKSAGFWGSVFATIGVSLPSFILILIISAFFYKFKTNPIVQGVLSGIRPATVGMIASAVIFLSQSSIFSSTLSIQNIKNNPSGFINIPAVIIFIITIICTKKFKIGPIPLTIFAGVLGIFIL; via the coding sequence ATGATGGAATATTTAAGATTATTTTATATATTTTTTAAGGTTGGCCTTTGCAGTTTTGGCGGAGGTTATGCCATGCTTTCCCCTATTTATCAGGAAATAAAACAATTAAGCCTGATATCCGAAAGGGAGTTTTCAAACATTGTAGCTTTGTCACAGATGACGCCCGGCCCTATAGCAGTCAATGCCGCCACTTATGTAGGCTATAAGTCTGCAGGCTTTTGGGGCTCGGTCTTCGCTACAATAGGTGTTTCACTTCCCTCATTCATACTTATACTTATAATATCTGCTTTCTTCTACAAGTTTAAGACTAACCCAATTGTCCAAGGTGTCCTTTCCGGCATACGTCCTGCAACTGTCGGCATGATTGCTTCAGCGGTTATTTTCCTATCACAGTCCTCAATATTTAGCAGTACTTTATCTATTCAGAATATTAAAAATAACCCGTCTGGATTTATTAATATCCCTGCCGTTATTATCTTCATTATTACAATCATTTGTACAAAAAAGTTCAAAATAGGTCCTATTCCACTGACTATATTTGCGGGAGTTCTTGGAATATTCATACTATAA
- a CDS encoding chromate transporter: protein MERFTKLCKMFWIFFKIGSFTFGGGMAMLPLIQKEVVEKQNWLVEEDILDIFAISQSVPGVIAINSAFFIGNRVLGFSGAVFAALGVILPAFISILAIILILAGFENNIHVNKFFEGIRAASAALILLAALKLGKSAVTGKSGYIIALLSFITIALLGIHAIFIVILSGFAGYVMYLKRRSGSR from the coding sequence ATGGAGAGATTTACAAAACTCTGTAAAATGTTCTGGATTTTTTTCAAGATAGGATCATTTACTTTTGGAGGGGGTATGGCAATGCTCCCTTTGATACAAAAAGAGGTAGTGGAAAAACAGAACTGGCTAGTTGAAGAAGATATTCTTGACATATTTGCCATATCACAATCAGTACCCGGAGTGATAGCTATAAACTCTGCATTTTTCATAGGCAACAGGGTTCTTGGCTTCAGTGGTGCTGTTTTTGCCGCTCTTGGAGTAATACTTCCCGCATTCATATCAATACTGGCTATAATATTGATTCTAGCCGGATTCGAAAACAATATACATGTAAACAAATTTTTTGAAGGTATACGTGCCGCTTCCGCAGCATTAATACTTCTTGCCGCACTTAAACTCGGCAAATCAGCTGTTACCGGCAAATCCGGGTATATAATTGCCCTTCTTTCCTTCATCACTATTGCACTTTTGGGTATACATGCAATTTTTATAGTTATTTTAAGCGGATTTGCAGGCTATGTTATGTATCTGAAAAGAAGGAGTGGAAGTCGATGA
- a CDS encoding amino acid permease gives MGQDKNKKVGFDRKHLIVMALGNIIGSGIFLASGAVISVAGPSAIIAYAIGGAIMMLEVLFITEMSIVNPAPGSFRVHATEVFGNGVGFVNGWMFWCSGVLGMAGEVTAAAIFSSFWFPQIPLWIFCIIYTLLMTCVNFLDVRGLSKIEMWLASTKVLTLVIFIVFGLFVLSGVLPFELKGISANFQSIEGFMPGGIKGVLASMLLVLFSYTGTGIIGLAIAETNQPEKNVPSAVYIITFSINILYVLSILFILLMSPWKGISSAESPFVLIMQSMGIAFGGTIVNFIVLTASLSGLNSAMYSASRMLYSLGRDKQAPSFFERKNKLGVPYFAVGISSLVLIFTAVLSYMVPDKVFLILTGASGFTAMLNWLTISVTHLFYRRKVMRECPQKLKYRVRGYPYVSILAILLITAILLTSPLFPGQILSLLGGISLIVVLALIYIVLKYMKVVK, from the coding sequence TTGGGACAGGATAAAAATAAAAAGGTGGGCTTTGACAGAAAGCATCTCATAGTTATGGCTTTGGGGAATATTATCGGCTCAGGTATTTTTCTAGCCAGTGGGGCAGTAATTTCTGTAGCAGGGCCGTCTGCTATCATAGCATATGCCATAGGCGGGGCAATTATGATGCTTGAGGTGCTTTTCATAACTGAGATGTCTATTGTCAATCCTGCTCCAGGTTCATTCAGGGTGCATGCTACAGAAGTATTCGGTAACGGAGTCGGGTTTGTAAACGGATGGATGTTCTGGTGCAGCGGGGTATTGGGTATGGCTGGTGAGGTAACTGCAGCTGCTATCTTTAGTTCCTTCTGGTTTCCGCAAATACCTCTATGGATATTTTGTATTATTTATACTTTACTCATGACATGTGTCAATTTCCTTGATGTAAGAGGACTCAGCAAGATTGAAATGTGGCTGGCTTCGACAAAAGTATTAACACTGGTTATCTTTATAGTTTTTGGATTATTTGTACTGTCGGGAGTACTGCCGTTTGAACTAAAAGGAATATCCGCCAATTTCCAATCCATTGAGGGTTTTATGCCTGGGGGTATCAAGGGCGTTTTGGCATCTATGCTTTTGGTGTTGTTTTCATATACAGGGACTGGAATTATCGGGCTTGCAATTGCAGAAACTAATCAACCGGAAAAAAACGTCCCTTCTGCAGTGTACATAATCACTTTTTCTATAAACATCCTGTATGTTCTTTCTATATTGTTTATTCTGTTAATGTCGCCATGGAAAGGAATATCTTCTGCTGAAAGCCCTTTTGTCCTTATTATGCAGAGTATGGGAATTGCTTTTGGAGGGACTATAGTAAATTTCATAGTGCTTACTGCATCTCTATCAGGTTTGAATTCTGCAATGTATAGCGCATCAAGGATGTTGTATTCTCTTGGCAGGGATAAACAAGCACCTTCCTTTTTTGAAAGAAAGAATAAATTAGGAGTACCATACTTTGCTGTAGGGATAAGCAGCCTGGTTCTTATATTTACAGCTGTATTATCTTATATGGTACCTGATAAGGTATTCCTGATTTTGACAGGAGCAAGTGGCTTCACAGCTATGCTTAACTGGCTGACTATTTCGGTAACACACCTGTTCTATAGAAGGAAAGTTATGAGAGAATGCCCGCAAAAACTAAAATACAGGGTAAGGGGATATCCTTATGTTTCAATACTTGCAATTCTGCTGATAACAGCAATACTACTTACATCTCCGCTGTTTCCCGGACAGATATTAAGTCTTCTTGGAGGTATTTCACTCATTGTAGTTTTGGCATTGATATACATTGTACTTAAGTATATGAAAGTTGTTAAGTAG
- a CDS encoding YerC/YecD family TrpR-related protein: MNSKIKDEVTDKLFEAILLLKDMDECYSFFEDICTVPEIKALAQRLEVAKMLREKKTYTEIGDKTGASTATISRVNRCLNYGADGYKMILDRLEDK, from the coding sequence ATGAATTCTAAAATTAAAGATGAAGTTACAGATAAATTATTTGAAGCCATTTTATTGTTAAAGGATATGGATGAGTGTTATAGTTTTTTTGAAGATATATGCACGGTTCCCGAAATAAAAGCTCTTGCACAGAGACTTGAAGTAGCCAAAATGCTCAGAGAAAAAAAGACATATACTGAAATAGGGGACAAGACAGGTGCTAGTACTGCTACCATCAGTAGAGTGAACAGATGCTTGAATTATGGAGCAGATGGCTATAAGATGATTTTGGACAGACTTGAAGACAAATAG
- a CDS encoding DUF5317 domain-containing protein has translation MLYVLMILSGILLGLLTGGKLSNLVEFKLEKAWIVMLAFILLVTVRIAGMKFYVLNEYAMIANGLVAIILFIGLWYNRYYAGIWLIGAGSFMNALIILLNDGKMPVGVKVALKAGVVPEIVKSDIRHFVFYKSSEVKLSFLADVVYLPGFIGYGMPIVSIGDLIIAAGLAVLMMQIVRNKRVGNPTVQ, from the coding sequence ATGCTGTATGTATTGATGATTTTATCAGGAATACTTTTGGGTTTGCTTACGGGAGGTAAGTTATCTAATCTTGTTGAGTTCAAACTTGAAAAAGCCTGGATAGTAATGTTGGCATTTATACTGCTGGTAACTGTACGTATAGCAGGTATGAAATTTTATGTATTGAATGAGTACGCTATGATTGCGAATGGCCTGGTCGCTATAATATTGTTTATCGGACTTTGGTATAACAGATATTACGCCGGTATATGGCTCATAGGTGCAGGAAGTTTTATGAATGCTCTTATAATACTGTTAAATGATGGAAAGATGCCTGTGGGTGTGAAGGTTGCTTTAAAGGCAGGTGTAGTACCCGAGATTGTCAAATCTGATATACGGCACTTTGTTTTTTACAAAAGTAGTGAAGTAAAGCTTTCTTTTCTGGCGGATGTGGTTTATCTGCCGGGGTTTATCGGATATGGCATGCCTATTGTCAGTATAGGTGACTTAATCATTGCAGCGGGCTTAGCGGTTCTGATGATGCAGATCGTAAGAAACAAAAGAGTTGGAAATCCGACCGTACAGTAA